In one Mucilaginibacter ginsenosidivorax genomic region, the following are encoded:
- a CDS encoding thiol-disulfide oxidoreductase DCC family protein produces MKTLNNHMILFDAECPMCSVYTKAFVKTGMLDDGGRAAYQTMPQNACPVYDRQRAVNEIALINLKSGEVTYGIKSLFKILGNAWPIFTPLFAFKPFVWLMSKVYAFISYNRRVIIPPVHEDADFAYKPSFKLHYRIAYLLFTWFCTAFILTRYAHLLVGMVPPGNAYREYLICGGQVFVQAAVISTFAKGKLWTYLGNLMTISFAGSLLLLIPLAVNHWFHPGPLMYTLFFVCVAGLMFLEHIRRTKLLQLGWVMTISWVTYRIVLLILILN; encoded by the coding sequence ATGAAAACGCTTAATAATCACATGATCCTTTTCGATGCCGAATGCCCCATGTGCAGTGTTTATACCAAAGCCTTTGTAAAAACCGGCATGCTTGATGATGGAGGCCGGGCTGCTTACCAAACCATGCCCCAAAACGCCTGCCCGGTTTATGACAGGCAGCGCGCCGTTAACGAAATTGCCCTCATCAACCTTAAAAGCGGCGAGGTTACCTATGGTATCAAAAGCCTGTTTAAAATACTGGGCAACGCCTGGCCCATATTTACCCCTTTGTTTGCTTTTAAACCTTTTGTTTGGCTCATGAGCAAGGTTTATGCTTTTATCTCCTACAACCGGCGGGTTATTATTCCGCCTGTTCATGAGGACGCGGATTTTGCTTACAAACCTTCTTTTAAACTACATTACCGGATTGCCTATCTGCTATTTACCTGGTTTTGTACCGCGTTTATATTAACCCGCTACGCACATTTACTGGTGGGCATGGTACCGCCCGGCAATGCTTACCGCGAATACCTGATTTGCGGCGGCCAGGTATTTGTGCAGGCTGCAGTGATTAGCACCTTTGCCAAAGGCAAGCTTTGGACTTACCTGGGCAACCTCATGACCATATCTTTTGCAGGCAGTTTGCTGTTGCTTATCCCCCTTGCTGTTAACCATTGGTTTCATCCCGGGCCATTAATGTATACCCTGTTTTTTGTGTGCGTGGCCGGGCTGATGTTTTTAGAGCATATCCGACGTACAAAGCTGCTGCAATTGGGCTGGGTAATGACCATCAGTTGGGTAACTTACCGTATTGTTTTATTGATCCTTATCCTAAACTGA
- a CDS encoding TIGR01777 family oxidoreductase: MKAYKKIVLAGGNGYLGTVLAKYYKDLADEVIILARKQAPATGNIRTVVWDGKTESGWTVQLIHADMLINLCGKNVNCRYTKKNKAAIIASRVTPTKLLGDVIHKMVDPPKLWINITSATIYRHAEDHPQDETTGEIGYGFSIDVCNIWESTFFKCETPHTRKVALRLGIALGRSGSVFPRLLNLVKMGIGGRQGDGQQYMAWVHEHDVARSTQFLLDQPETEGVYNCAAPYAEKNADFMRLIRKAYGMPVGLPAPQWLLEIGALVIGTEPELILKSRWVKPRRLMDAGFKFQYEKAEYAIHDILSIRG, from the coding sequence ATGAAAGCGTACAAAAAAATAGTGCTCGCCGGTGGCAATGGCTACCTGGGTACTGTGCTGGCCAAATATTATAAAGATTTGGCCGATGAGGTCATTATCCTGGCCCGAAAACAAGCCCCTGCTACCGGCAACATCCGTACGGTGGTTTGGGATGGCAAAACAGAAAGCGGCTGGACAGTGCAGCTCATTCACGCCGATATGCTTATTAACCTTTGCGGAAAAAACGTAAACTGCCGCTATACCAAAAAGAACAAGGCCGCAATTATCGCCTCACGTGTTACGCCTACCAAACTGTTGGGCGATGTGATCCATAAAATGGTTGATCCGCCAAAGCTGTGGATCAACATTACCTCTGCCACTATTTACCGTCATGCTGAAGACCATCCGCAGGACGAAACTACCGGCGAAATTGGCTACGGTTTCAGCATCGACGTATGCAACATTTGGGAAAGCACTTTCTTTAAGTGCGAAACACCGCATACCCGTAAAGTAGCTTTGCGCCTGGGTATCGCGCTTGGCCGCAGCGGCAGTGTTTTTCCGCGCCTGCTCAACCTGGTAAAAATGGGAATAGGCGGCCGGCAAGGCGATGGGCAGCAATACATGGCCTGGGTGCATGAGCATGATGTTGCCCGCAGCACCCAATTTTTGCTTGATCAGCCCGAAACGGAAGGCGTTTACAACTGCGCTGCGCCTTATGCCGAAAAGAACGCCGATTTTATGCGACTCATCCGCAAAGCCTATGGTATGCCGGTAGGCCTGCCTGCACCGCAATGGCTGCTGGAGATTGGCGCCCTGGTTATCGGCACCGAACCGGAACTGATATTAAAAAGTCGCTGGGTAAAACCACGGCGCTTAATGGATGCCGGTTTTAAGTTTCAGTACGAAAAGGCGGAATATGCAATACACGATATTTTGAGTATAAGGGGGTAG